In Oryza brachyantha chromosome 2, ObraRS2, whole genome shotgun sequence, a single window of DNA contains:
- the LOC102718716 gene encoding putative RING-H2 finger protein ATL50 — MGFPLVCYCMAIPKPLVAFVGLLFAVKEALQLMLFVVGICHHPERSGRPAVDGPLPDEVKDRLPPLEFAQLAAERRCSGDAAAAGCIVCLETLEATDVVRRLGNCAHAFHRGCIDKWIDLGRLTCPLCRASLLPRARAVGPRGGGGGGRRGRLTGIVW; from the coding sequence ATGGGGTTCCCTCTCGTGTGCTACTGCATGGCGATCCCCAAGCCGCTCGTCGCGTTCGTCGGGCTTCTGTTTGCTGTCAAGGAGGCCCTCCAGTTGATGCTCTTCGTCGTCGGGATCTGCCACCACCCGGAGCGGTCGGGCCGCCCGGCCGTGGACGGCCCGCTGCCGGACGAGGTCAAGGACCGCCTCCCGCCCCTCGAGTTCGCCCAGCTCGCGGCGGAGCGGCGCtgcagcggcgacgcggcggcggcggggtgcaTCGTGTGCCTGGAGACGCTGGAGGCGACGGACGTGGTGCGGCGGCTGGGCAACTGCGCGCACGCCTTCCACCGCGGCTGCATCGACAAGTGGATCGACCTCGGCCGGCTGACGTGCCCGCTGTGCCGCGCCAGCCTgctgccgcgcgcgcgcgccgtcggcccgcgaggaggaggaggaggaggccgacggGGCCGCCTCACCGGCATCGTCTGGTGA
- the LOC102714984 gene encoding protein TRANSPARENT TESTA GLABRA 1-like has product MEQPKPAAAAGAADAQNPNAFTCELPHSVYALAFSPSAPVLAAGSFLEDLHNRVSLLSFDSAHPSAPSFRALPALSFDHPYPPTKLQFHPRAASAPHLLASSSDALRLWLAPLDDLTPAADPAPPELRSVLDNRKTSASEFCAPLTSFDWNEAEPRRIGTASIDTTCTIWDIERGVVETQLIAHDKAVHDIAWGENGIFASVSADGSVRVFDLRDKEHSTIFYESPRPDTPLLRLAWNRYDFHYMATLLMDSSAVVVLDMRAPGVPVAELHRHRACANAVAWAPQATRHLCSAGDDGQALIWELPATPGTVPTEGIDPVLVYDAGAEINQLQWSAAYPEWMSIAFENKVQLLRV; this is encoded by the coding sequence ATGGAGCAACCCAAGcctgcggcagcggcgggggcggcggacgcGCAGAACCCGAACGCCTTCACCTGTGAGCTGCCGCACTCCGTCTACGCGCTGGCCTTCTCCCCCTCCGCGCcggtcctcgccgccggcagcttCCTCGAGGACCTCCACAACcgcgtctccctcctctccttcgACTCCGCCCACCCGTCCGCCCCCTCCTTCCGCGCCCTCCCGGCGCTCTCCTTCGACCACCCGTACCCGCCCACCAAGCTCCAGTTCcacccgcgcgccgcctccgccccgcatctgctcgcctcctcctccgacgcgCTCCGGCTTTGGCTGGCCCCGCTCGACGACCTCactcccgccgccgaccccGCCCCGCCCGAGCTCCGGTCCGTCCTCGACAACCGCAAGACGTCCGCCTCCGAGTTCTGCGCGCCCCTCACCTCCTTCGACTGGAACGAGGCCGAGCCCCGGCGCATCGGGACCGCGTCCATCGACACCACCTGCACCATCTGGGACATCGAACGCGGCGTCGTCGAGACGCAGCTCATCGCGCACGACAAGGCCGTGCACGATATCGCCTGGGGAGAGAATGGGATCTTCGCCTCTGTCTCCGCCGACGGCTCCGTCCGCGTCTTCGACCTCCGGGACAAGGAGCATTCCACCATCTTCTACGAGAGCCCTCGGCCGGACACGCCGCTCCTCAGGCTGGCATGGAACCGCTATGACTTCCACTACATGGCCACGCTTCTCATGGACAgcagcgccgtcgtcgtgctcgACATGCGCGCGCCTGGGGTGCCGGTGGCCGAGCTACACAGACACCGGGCGTGCGCCAACGCGGTTGCTTGGGCACCACAGGCCACGAGGCACCTTTGCTCGGCTGGGGACGACGGGCAAGCTCTGATTTGGGAGCTGCCCGCGACGCCGGGCACAGTGCCGACCGAGGGGATTGATCCTGTGCTAGTGTATGATGCTGGTGCAGAGATAAACCAGCTTCAATGGTCAGCCGCTTACCCGGAGTGGATGTCGATCGCCTTTGAGAACAAGGTCCAATTGCTCAGGGTCTGA
- the LOC102715268 gene encoding mitochondrial import inner membrane translocase subunit Tim13, whose protein sequence is MDSFSSPSMSSSGSSANPEVLMDQIKAQLAQAYAQEFLETVGNKCFAKCVTKPGSSLSGSESNCISRCVDRYIEATGIVSRALFSSTR, encoded by the exons ATGGACTCcttctcgtcgccgtcgatgtCGTCGTCTGGGTCCTCCGCCAACCCGGAGGTGCTTATGGACCAGATCAAGGCGCAGCTCGCCCAGGCGTACGCCCAGGAGTTCCTTGAG ACTGTTGGGAACAAGTGCTTTGCCAAGTGTGTGACCAAGCCAGGATCAAGCTTGAGCGGGAGCGAGAGCAATTGCATATCACGCTGCGTTGACCGTTACATCGAGGCAACCGGTATTGTCAGCCGAGCTTTGTTCAGTTCCACACGCTGA